Proteins from a genomic interval of Phycisphaerae bacterium:
- a CDS encoding RedB protein gives MAVVLAGSAWLSVVAVGTLALVGYQSTPGRAESAPSEWPPNCGLRSRPDLPQLLMFAHPRCPCTRSSIGELARLMTQCQGKLTATVLFYQPEDAPDDWPHTDLWNSAEMIPGVSVRADVKGVEAQRFGAATSGHVVLYDRFGGLRFRGGITAARGHFGDNVGRSAIVSILRSAGGDAINTPVFGCDLLGSPRGGTLGERPCPQP, from the coding sequence ATGGCCGTCGTCCTCGCAGGTTCCGCGTGGCTGTCCGTTGTGGCCGTGGGGACTTTGGCCCTGGTGGGATATCAGAGCACACCGGGACGGGCAGAATCTGCACCATCGGAATGGCCGCCCAATTGCGGCCTTCGATCACGACCGGACCTTCCTCAGCTCTTAATGTTCGCCCATCCGCGCTGCCCGTGCACGCGGTCCAGCATCGGCGAACTGGCTCGCCTTATGACGCAGTGCCAAGGAAAACTGACAGCGACGGTGCTGTTCTATCAGCCCGAGGATGCGCCCGACGACTGGCCCCACACCGATCTTTGGAATAGCGCCGAAATGATTCCTGGCGTATCGGTGCGCGCCGATGTAAAGGGCGTTGAGGCACAGCGATTTGGCGCGGCTACCTCCGGCCACGTCGTGCTCTATGATCGCTTCGGCGGATTGCGGTTTCGCGGCGGCATCACCGCCGCCCGCGGCCACTTCGGCGACAATGTCGGGCGTAGCGCGATCGTATCGATCCTCCGCAGTGCGGGAGGTGACGCCATCAACACCCCCGTATTCGGATGCGACCTGCTGGGTTCTCCTCGCGGCGGTACTTTGGGGGAAAGACCGTGCCCTCAACCCTAA
- a CDS encoding HDOD domain-containing protein produces the protein MSTILIVDDMEIFREPIASTLRSKGYATVCASNGKEAIHVLETQTPDLVLLDLAMPIMDGLTCLKAIRGDARLRDLPVILLTASSDRAHVTQAAQLGVSGYLLKSQFSLKEMLSRVEQHIGPSDAKTIAPATASPAISPSGSTGRSPIPSERVTKEIVWERIGQELHLEAVPPVLHHVLAMINSRETSMDDIAEAMRMDQVLTLRVMQVANSSFYNNGKPVKNLSEVAQRIGLSGLRVVVMTATAMSHFSDVARGGLIPQRFWEHSLATAMLSQLLAQPMAKEETERYFLAGLLHDIGRLGLCRLFPELYQSALQAAAERRADLSTVELECFGVTHAEVTHGLLSQWKLPGDLVEAASLHHSSVAHIKSNAREPRAALVVALANALAHAMACGDSGGMSLVPFHQYAHTLGLDRESVERIALQGMKDAENTELLCASRCAGGIRSPLYRELAQGAKVAPRLAVLANPKHGDPLKLFLRQLGWWEQDCPRAALVYVAEPGEMTQRFSELRDIEARIGNSLPTLVASPEGRMALPSDLAVGRSSAIVAVPGRYSDLVDAIAKLCS, from the coding sequence ATGAGCACTATCTTGATCGTCGACGACATGGAGATTTTTCGGGAGCCGATAGCCTCGACCCTGCGATCGAAGGGGTATGCCACGGTCTGTGCCTCCAATGGCAAGGAAGCGATCCATGTGCTGGAAACGCAGACGCCCGACCTGGTCCTGCTGGACCTGGCCATGCCGATCATGGATGGACTCACCTGCCTGAAGGCGATTCGCGGCGATGCGAGACTTCGCGATCTTCCGGTGATCCTGCTCACGGCCTCGTCGGACCGGGCGCATGTCACCCAAGCCGCCCAACTGGGCGTCAGCGGCTACCTCCTGAAGTCGCAATTCTCGCTCAAGGAGATGTTGAGCCGCGTAGAACAGCATATCGGCCCATCCGACGCTAAGACGATTGCACCCGCGACAGCCTCGCCGGCGATCTCCCCGAGCGGATCGACCGGCCGATCTCCGATACCCAGCGAACGCGTTACGAAAGAGATCGTGTGGGAGCGCATCGGCCAGGAACTTCACTTGGAGGCCGTGCCTCCCGTCTTGCACCATGTGCTGGCGATGATCAACAGTCGCGAAACCAGCATGGACGATATCGCGGAGGCCATGCGCATGGACCAGGTCCTGACCCTGCGTGTCATGCAGGTCGCCAACTCCAGCTTTTATAACAACGGAAAGCCCGTGAAAAACCTCTCCGAAGTGGCCCAGCGGATCGGGCTGTCGGGCTTGAGAGTCGTCGTGATGACGGCGACGGCCATGAGTCATTTCAGCGATGTCGCCCGGGGCGGCTTGATACCGCAGCGCTTCTGGGAACACTCCCTGGCGACGGCCATGCTGTCGCAATTGCTCGCGCAGCCCATGGCTAAGGAGGAGACGGAGCGTTATTTTCTGGCCGGGCTGCTCCACGATATCGGCCGGCTCGGGCTGTGTCGGTTGTTTCCCGAACTGTATCAGTCTGCGCTCCAGGCGGCGGCCGAGCGCCGCGCGGACCTCTCTACGGTTGAGTTGGAATGCTTTGGAGTTACCCACGCGGAGGTTACCCATGGGTTGTTGAGTCAGTGGAAGCTGCCCGGCGACTTGGTCGAGGCAGCGTCGCTGCATCATTCCTCCGTCGCCCACATCAAATCGAACGCCCGCGAACCGCGCGCCGCTCTCGTCGTGGCCTTGGCCAACGCCCTGGCCCATGCAATGGCCTGCGGTGACAGCGGAGGAATGTCGCTAGTGCCGTTCCATCAATACGCACACACTCTCGGGTTGGACCGGGAATCAGTCGAACGCATCGCCCTGCAGGGAATGAAGGACGCCGAAAACACGGAATTGCTTTGTGCCTCTCGATGCGCCGGGGGGATACGCAGTCCCCTGTATCGGGAACTGGCTCAAGGTGCGAAGGTCGCGCCAAGACTAGCGGTGTTAGCCAACCCCAAGCACGGAGATCCGCTGAAGCTTTTTCTACGGCAATTGGGTTGGTGGGAACAAGATTGTCCCCGTGCAGCGCTCGTGTATGTCGCCGAGCCGGGAGAAATGACCCAACGATTTTCCGAATTGCGCGACATCGAGGCGCGGATAGGAAATTCCCTACCGACGCTTGTCGCTTCGCCAGAAGGCAGGATGGCCCTCCCATCGGACCTCGCCGTAGGACGATCGTCCGCAATCGTGGCGGTCCCGGGACGCTACTCGGACCTCGTTGATGCGATTGCGAAACTCTGCTCGTAA
- a CDS encoding MBL fold metallo-hydrolase encodes MFTTGQTRRAGGLIGLLVLFIGVDVACGQTLRVKEGRQAIVKTQPSGDAAQFPDRLPPGTQVVQIGVVPWYYQIRLADGRDGWSAKSNFEVVTPATPTSTMAVTPESLLARNDVLQIIVIDVEVGDATLIICPEQNGQRDVILIDTGEDDSQRIKDEMARNGIALTGRPITRFVITHYDRDHCGDAEPLMPLAQAVYDHGDNIKAGLKQKYQNMTSQPGVDRRLMTLSYQEDFSGGVSVECVAVNQATDCDPTTEPSAPEEDNPNSIALIVSYLDFDYFTGGDLTKVPERSLANCVRNCDVYHANHHGSEATSSVLEFIQKLDPEVSVASNGTSHGHPNAKVAKRLIEQVGSKFFQTNLNTDTRAHQPADLKFVADDTFREDDEEEDLEGAAGTIRIVVTADEYYVIMPGLDLVEGTFVLEGD; translated from the coding sequence ATGTTCACCACGGGTCAGACTCGTCGTGCTGGTGGGCTCATTGGTCTGCTGGTCTTATTCATCGGGGTCGACGTCGCGTGCGGACAGACGCTGCGGGTCAAGGAAGGCCGACAGGCCATCGTCAAGACGCAACCCAGTGGCGACGCCGCGCAGTTCCCCGATCGGTTGCCGCCGGGAACCCAAGTTGTGCAGATCGGCGTGGTCCCGTGGTACTACCAGATTCGGCTGGCGGATGGCCGAGACGGCTGGTCGGCGAAGTCGAATTTCGAGGTCGTCACGCCGGCAACTCCCACCTCGACCATGGCGGTCACTCCCGAAAGCCTATTGGCCCGCAACGACGTCCTCCAAATCATCGTGATTGACGTGGAGGTCGGCGACGCCACGCTCATCATCTGTCCCGAACAAAATGGCCAGCGCGACGTCATCCTTATCGATACTGGCGAGGATGACAGCCAGCGAATCAAGGATGAGATGGCCCGGAATGGGATCGCCCTCACCGGCCGGCCCATTACGCGTTTCGTGATCACCCATTATGACCGGGACCACTGCGGCGATGCCGAACCCCTGATGCCCCTCGCGCAGGCGGTGTACGACCACGGGGATAATATCAAGGCCGGTCTGAAGCAGAAATACCAGAACATGACTTCCCAGCCCGGCGTGGACCGGCGCCTGATGACGCTGAGTTACCAGGAAGATTTTTCCGGCGGGGTCAGCGTCGAATGCGTGGCGGTCAATCAGGCGACCGATTGCGACCCGACTACAGAACCCTCGGCTCCAGAGGAGGACAATCCCAATTCCATCGCCCTGATCGTCTCTTATCTGGACTTTGATTATTTTACGGGAGGGGACCTCACCAAGGTGCCCGAGCGATCGCTTGCAAACTGCGTCCGCAACTGCGACGTCTATCACGCCAATCATCACGGCAGCGAGGCCACGTCGAGCGTCCTGGAGTTCATCCAGAAACTTGATCCCGAGGTCAGCGTAGCCTCCAACGGAACCTCGCATGGACATCCCAACGCCAAGGTCGCCAAGCGGCTGATCGAGCAGGTTGGGAGCAAGTTCTTCCAAACGAACCTGAACACGGATACCCGCGCCCATCAACCGGCGGACCTCAAGTTCGTCGCGGACGACACGTTTCGCGAAGATGACGAGGAAGAGGACCTAGAAGGAGCGGCGGGCACGATCCGCATCGTGGTCACGGCTGACGAATACTACGTGATCATGCCGGGGCTCGATTTAGTAGAGGGGACGTTTGTCCTTGAAGGAGATTGA
- a CDS encoding HD domain-containing phosphohydrolase: protein MNILILDDDAVCLEALNQALIRAGHDVQVARNGHEALELLREGTIRLVISDWIMPGMDGLELCRRIRSEEFPAYVYFILLTSRDGVDRIVEGLSAGADEFLTKPFHPAELSVRLRAAERILSLETRDVAIFALARLAESRDPETGEHLDRVRMYSRIIAKHFAQRADGGEPVDAEFVRLIYLTSPLHDIGKVGIPDSVLLKPGRLSNREFEIMKTHVTIGAETLGAARRQFPNVRFLQMAQEIALSHHERFDGSGYPSGLRGKRIPLSGRIVALADVYDALTSKRVYKQAFAHEVARGIVLEGSGQHFDPDVVEAFVENEDAFIAVRERFAEHELVPA, encoded by the coding sequence GTGAATATTCTGATTCTCGACGATGACGCCGTCTGCCTGGAAGCGCTGAATCAAGCGCTGATCCGGGCGGGGCACGACGTGCAAGTCGCCCGCAATGGCCACGAAGCGCTGGAACTCCTTCGCGAGGGGACCATCCGCCTGGTCATTTCCGATTGGATCATGCCCGGAATGGACGGCTTGGAACTTTGCCGCCGTATTCGCTCTGAAGAGTTCCCCGCCTATGTCTATTTCATCCTGTTGACCTCGCGGGACGGAGTCGACCGCATTGTCGAAGGCCTTTCCGCCGGGGCCGATGAATTCTTGACCAAGCCCTTCCATCCAGCGGAATTGAGCGTTCGGTTGCGGGCGGCGGAGCGCATCCTCTCCCTGGAGACGCGCGACGTGGCCATCTTCGCCCTGGCGCGGCTGGCCGAATCCCGCGATCCCGAAACGGGCGAGCACCTGGATCGCGTGCGCATGTACTCTCGAATCATCGCCAAGCATTTTGCGCAACGTGCCGATGGAGGAGAGCCGGTGGATGCGGAATTCGTGCGGCTGATCTATCTAACGAGCCCCCTTCACGATATTGGAAAGGTGGGCATCCCAGACAGTGTGCTCCTCAAGCCCGGTCGCCTGAGCAACCGCGAATTCGAAATCATGAAAACGCATGTCACCATTGGCGCCGAAACCCTGGGCGCCGCCCGGCGGCAGTTTCCCAATGTTCGGTTCCTGCAGATGGCGCAGGAGATCGCCCTCTCTCACCATGAGCGGTTCGACGGGAGCGGTTATCCCTCCGGCTTAAGGGGTAAACGAATACCGCTTAGCGGGCGGATCGTCGCTTTGGCCGACGTCTACGACGCCCTGACCTCCAAGCGAGTTTATAAACAAGCCTTTGCCCACGAGGTGGCCCGCGGGATCGTCCTCGAAGGAAGCGGCCAGCACTTCGATCCGGATGTCGTCGAGGCCTTCGTCGAGAACGAGGATGCTTTTATCGCCGTGCGCGAGCGCTTTGCCGAGCACGAACTGGTGCCAGCCTGA
- a CDS encoding PAS domain-containing sensor histidine kinase — MPSTLMLSGGADAKVQKRANTLFLEHKTRIAERTDQLFAVLMALQWSAGVMVAHLISPRTWSGAQSQVHLHVWAALLLGGALAGLPIALVMSRPGRTLNRFIIAFAQMLTSSLLIHLTGGRIETHFHVFGSLAFLAVYRDWRVFIPATAVVAIDHLLRGLYWPQTVYGVLSASVWRTIEHAGWVIFEDIFLIRSVLQSVSEMRSIALQRAQLEASHQLVEDEVMKRTAELSASEAKIRAILDHAPDGIITATGEAMLIQNVNPAGAELFGYQPNELVGFPLATIVTERAPKNDQVTQPQLASIGTSASLRRKGVEVLGRHRSGREFPAELRLGAAPLRGEIVFTAIVRDTSERRRSEELERERNSLRDAVTSLDKVLGVVGHELRTPLAAIRAMSEFLASDHEGHAAEYDKYLLSINEQAVHMAEMVNDLLEVARHNSGTARWNWEPLALEDACASGLDAIRSLIDPAKLSLGLTVEPPGLSMNGDPAAIRRLIVNLVNNAFKHTQQGYIRVTAQSELEESDAWVRIEVADTGRGMKAEITARLGQAFALNAGVVGENHVNGTGLGLAISKGIVAAHGGTMAVQSAEGRGTTVSVRLRADLAEPVKNIRDANILTSVIS, encoded by the coding sequence GTGCCCTCAACCCTAATGCTCTCAGGGGGTGCCGATGCGAAGGTCCAAAAGAGGGCGAACACGCTCTTTCTTGAACACAAGACGCGTATTGCCGAGCGGACGGATCAGTTGTTCGCCGTGCTTATGGCCCTGCAGTGGTCCGCGGGCGTCATGGTGGCTCACCTGATCTCCCCGCGCACGTGGAGCGGCGCACAAAGTCAGGTTCACCTGCATGTTTGGGCCGCCCTTCTCTTGGGCGGTGCCCTGGCCGGCCTGCCGATCGCCCTCGTGATGAGCCGTCCTGGACGGACTCTCAACCGCTTTATCATCGCCTTTGCCCAGATGCTCACCTCGTCGTTACTCATTCATCTGACCGGCGGGAGGATCGAGACGCACTTCCACGTCTTCGGGTCTTTGGCGTTCTTGGCGGTCTACCGCGACTGGCGCGTCTTCATCCCCGCCACCGCGGTCGTGGCGATCGATCACCTTCTGCGCGGCCTGTATTGGCCGCAGACGGTCTACGGCGTCCTGAGCGCCAGCGTTTGGCGCACCATCGAGCATGCCGGATGGGTCATTTTCGAGGACATTTTCCTTATCCGCTCGGTGCTCCAAAGCGTCAGCGAAATGCGGTCCATCGCCCTACAGCGGGCGCAGCTCGAAGCGTCCCACCAGCTCGTCGAAGACGAAGTCATGAAGCGGACCGCCGAACTCTCCGCCAGCGAAGCCAAGATCCGCGCGATCCTCGACCATGCCCCCGACGGAATCATTACCGCCACGGGAGAGGCCATGCTGATTCAGAACGTGAACCCCGCCGGGGCGGAATTGTTCGGATATCAACCGAATGAACTGGTGGGCTTCCCCCTGGCCACGATCGTCACCGAGCGGGCCCCGAAAAACGATCAGGTGACGCAGCCCCAACTCGCTAGCATCGGAACTTCGGCGAGCCTCCGACGGAAGGGCGTCGAGGTCCTCGGTCGTCACCGATCGGGTCGTGAATTCCCCGCTGAATTGCGACTGGGCGCGGCCCCTCTTCGCGGAGAGATCGTCTTCACCGCGATCGTCCGCGACACTTCGGAGCGCCGGCGATCCGAGGAACTGGAGCGGGAGCGAAACTCCCTACGCGATGCCGTCACCAGCCTGGACAAAGTGCTGGGCGTGGTGGGACACGAACTCCGTACGCCCTTGGCGGCGATTCGAGCCATGTCGGAATTCCTGGCCAGCGACCATGAGGGCCATGCAGCGGAGTACGACAAATACCTTCTCTCCATTAATGAACAAGCCGTACACATGGCAGAGATGGTCAACGACTTGCTGGAGGTTGCGCGACACAACAGCGGCACGGCCCGTTGGAACTGGGAGCCCCTCGCACTCGAGGACGCCTGTGCCTCCGGTCTTGATGCCATTCGGTCGTTGATCGATCCGGCGAAGTTGAGCCTGGGGCTGACCGTGGAACCGCCGGGGCTGTCCATGAACGGCGACCCCGCGGCCATCCGCAGGTTGATCGTCAATCTGGTCAACAACGCCTTCAAACACACCCAACAAGGATACATCCGCGTGACGGCGCAGTCCGAGTTGGAAGAGAGCGATGCTTGGGTCAGGATCGAAGTAGCCGACACCGGGCGAGGCATGAAAGCGGAAATCACCGCCCGCCTCGGACAGGCCTTCGCCTTGAATGCCGGCGTCGTGGGCGAAAACCATGTGAACGGCACCGGTCTCGGACTGGCGATCAGCAAGGGAATCGTGGCGGCTCACGGCGGCACCATGGCCGTGCAATCTGCAGAGGGGCGGGGAACGACCGTCTCGGTGCGACTGCGCGCCGACCTCGCCGAACCGGTAAAAAACATTCGGGACGCAAACATACTTACGAGCGTGATCTCATGA